In a genomic window of Thiosocius teredinicola:
- the rseP gene encoding RIP metalloprotease RseP produces the protein MDDILFKILAFIVAVGVLVAIHEFGHFWVARKLGVKVLRFSIGFGRPLWRRQTSPDAPEYVIAAIPLGGYVKMLDENEGPVAPEEAKRAFNRQSLWVRSAVVVAGPLFNFLFAIVAFWGVMALGDTGLRPWIGAVEPNSPAQRAGLQVGDEIVSVNGEVTPIWSSAIEKIATESVGAPELKIRVRDAAGNEQVRVMPSSDVGDLSQTKNLMAHLGLDREPYPVPAVFGEIIEGEVADQAGVRTGDRIVTVDGKPIEYWGTWVDYVQQRPGQAIDLVVDRDGASVSFELTPAPFAQKDGAVVGRIGARNERYQMTEAEEAHFHAEYRLGIGEAFPAAVAETGRYSLLTLKVMWRIVTGQASIHNLSGPITIADAAGKTASIGFVYFLKFLAIVSISLGVLNLLPVPVLDGGHLLYFAIEGIKGSPLSESAMLQGQKIGLLLLLGLMSLAFYVDILRIMD, from the coding sequence ATGGACGATATTCTCTTTAAAATTCTGGCATTTATCGTGGCCGTCGGCGTATTGGTGGCGATCCACGAATTTGGCCATTTCTGGGTCGCGCGCAAGCTCGGCGTCAAGGTGCTGAGATTTTCGATCGGCTTCGGCCGTCCTCTGTGGCGCCGCCAGACCTCACCGGATGCGCCGGAATACGTGATCGCCGCCATTCCCCTGGGCGGTTACGTCAAGATGCTCGACGAGAACGAAGGCCCGGTGGCGCCGGAAGAGGCGAAGCGGGCGTTCAACCGGCAGTCTTTGTGGGTGCGCTCGGCGGTCGTGGTGGCCGGGCCGCTGTTCAATTTTCTGTTCGCGATCGTCGCCTTCTGGGGGGTGATGGCGCTCGGCGATACCGGGCTGCGCCCGTGGATCGGCGCGGTCGAACCCAACAGCCCGGCGCAACGGGCCGGTCTGCAGGTTGGTGACGAGATTGTCTCGGTAAACGGCGAAGTCACCCCGATCTGGAGTTCGGCGATTGAGAAAATCGCGACCGAATCCGTCGGCGCGCCGGAACTCAAGATCAGAGTGCGTGACGCTGCGGGCAATGAACAGGTGCGCGTGATGCCCTCCAGCGACGTCGGTGATCTGTCGCAAACCAAGAATTTGATGGCGCACCTGGGTCTCGATCGCGAGCCCTATCCGGTTCCGGCGGTGTTTGGCGAGATCATCGAAGGTGAAGTCGCCGATCAGGCCGGTGTGCGCACCGGTGATCGCATTGTGACGGTTGACGGCAAGCCGATCGAGTACTGGGGGACATGGGTCGATTACGTCCAGCAGCGTCCCGGCCAGGCGATCGATCTGGTTGTGGATCGTGATGGTGCGAGTGTCTCTTTTGAGCTGACGCCTGCACCGTTTGCGCAGAAAGACGGGGCTGTGGTCGGGCGGATCGGTGCACGCAACGAGCGCTACCAGATGACCGAGGCCGAGGAGGCGCATTTCCACGCCGAGTATCGCTTGGGGATCGGCGAAGCCTTTCCGGCAGCCGTTGCGGAAACCGGCCGATATTCCTTGCTGACGCTGAAGGTGATGTGGCGGATCGTGACGGGGCAGGCCTCGATTCACAACCTCAGTGGGCCGATCACGATTGCCGATGCCGCCGGCAAGACCGCCAGTATCGGCTTTGTCTACTTCCTGAAGTTCCTGGCGATCGTGAGTATCAGCCTGGGCGTGTTGAACCTGTTGCCGGTGCCGGTGCTGGACGGCGGTCATCTGCTGTATTTCGCCATCGAAGGCATCAAGGGCAGTCCGCTGTCGGAATCTGCGATGCTGCAGGGCCAGAAAATCGGGCTGCTGCTGTTGCTCGGGCTGATGTCGCTGGCTTTCTATGTCGACATCCTTCGCATAATGGATTGA